The nucleotide sequence TCGCCAACACGCGCGCCGACTTCATCTTCACCGGCCGGACCTCGCATGCCGCGGCTTCGCCTCATCTCGGCCGCTCCGCGCTCGATGCGGTGGAACTGATGAATGTCGGCGTGAACTACATGCGCGAGCATATGCCGAGCGATGCGCGCGTGCATTACGCGTTGCTCGACACCGGCGGCATCGCTCCCAACGTGGTGCAGGCGCATGCGCGCGTACGCTACTCGATCCGCGCCCGCGATCTGCCCGGCATGAACGAGTTGGTCGGGCGCGTGAGCAAGATCGCAGAAGGTGCGGCGTTGATGACCGAGACCAAGGTCGAGATGAAGATCATCTCCGCGGTCTCCAACATCCTGCCGAATACGCCGCTGGAACAGGCGTTGCACCGGGTGATGGAAGAGCTGGGCCCGCCGCATTTCGACGATGCGGACAAGGGTTTTGCCAGCCAGATCCGCGCGACGCTGAGCGACAAGGACATCGCGTCGGTCTACTACGCGATCGGCATGGAGCCGACCGATCGGCCGCTGGCCGACTTCCTGGTGCCGCTCGATGCCAAGCGCAATCCGCTGGTCGGCTCGACCGACGTCGGCGACGTGAGCTGGGTGGTGCCGACCGTGCAGGTTCACGCACCAACGGTTGCAATCGGCACGCCCTTCCACACCTGGCAGGTGGTGGCGCAGGGCAAGAGTGGACACGCCCACAAGGCGATGGTGCAGGCGGCGAAGGCGATGGCCGGTATCGGCATCAAGGCGCTGACGGATCCGGAACTGATCACGGCTGCGAAAGCGGACCTGAAGAAGCGGACGACCAAGACACCCTATGTATGCCCGCTGCCGGACGA is from Bradyrhizobium xenonodulans and encodes:
- a CDS encoding M20 family metallopeptidase; protein product: MDNRSDIWRGVDTIKARFIDLSDKVWGMPEVCYTEARSAAEHLAELRHQGFRITENVAGIPTALMGEWGEGGPVIAFMGEYDALPGLSQEAGVAEHRPVETGGHGHGCGHNLLGSAALLAATAVKDWLAENKVPGRVRYYGCPAEEGGAAKAFMVRSGAFEDADIAITWHPHSFWEVAVTPSLANTRADFIFTGRTSHAAASPHLGRSALDAVELMNVGVNYMREHMPSDARVHYALLDTGGIAPNVVQAHARVRYSIRARDLPGMNELVGRVSKIAEGAALMTETKVEMKIISAVSNILPNTPLEQALHRVMEELGPPHFDDADKGFASQIRATLSDKDIASVYYAIGMEPTDRPLADFLVPLDAKRNPLVGSTDVGDVSWVVPTVQVHAPTVAIGTPFHTWQVVAQGKSGHAHKAMVQAAKAMAGIGIKALTDPELITAAKADLKKRTTKTPYVCPLPDDVAPPLDMSVA